A part of Coriobacteriia bacterium genomic DNA contains:
- a CDS encoding GSU2403 family nucleotidyltransferase fold protein, translating into MSGLDPVLRRGLSAIEPYLDEVVLAGGWVPHIYELLYDATASGRSPRTRDIDLAVRRTVPLKGRSIDELLTAAEFECRFHSLDTPPVTKYVATTTEGEVEIEFITDAPGAAEGAVQVQSDLTAQGLHYVGIMLEDPWAVDLGALTGEAADHTVLVPRPGAFVFHKALAFRDRRDRLKREKDLYYVFFVLDAFPAWREMIAAEFTRFAAVQTAWFKKAHRNLSSLFDSPDSAGVAALVNQRPQTAFPGMADEQFRQYAFSVMSDLVSMMSAASQDSLEC; encoded by the coding sequence GTGAGCGGCCTCGACCCGGTCCTTCGGCGCGGCCTGAGCGCGATCGAGCCGTATCTGGATGAGGTCGTGCTTGCTGGCGGATGGGTGCCCCACATCTACGAGCTGCTCTATGACGCGACCGCATCGGGCCGCTCGCCGAGGACACGTGACATCGACCTCGCCGTTCGGCGGACCGTGCCTCTCAAGGGCCGGAGCATCGACGAGCTGCTCACGGCTGCCGAGTTCGAGTGCCGGTTCCATTCACTCGACACGCCGCCGGTGACCAAGTATGTGGCGACCACCACCGAGGGGGAGGTTGAGATCGAGTTCATCACCGATGCGCCGGGCGCGGCCGAAGGCGCGGTCCAGGTCCAGTCCGACCTGACGGCACAAGGGCTGCACTACGTCGGCATCATGCTCGAGGACCCATGGGCGGTCGATCTTGGCGCGCTCACCGGCGAGGCAGCTGACCATACCGTCTTGGTACCGCGGCCGGGGGCATTCGTGTTCCACAAGGCGCTGGCGTTCAGGGACCGCCGCGACCGCCTCAAGCGCGAGAAGGACCTCTACTATGTCTTCTTCGTGCTCGACGCCTTCCCGGCGTGGAGAGAGATGATCGCCGCTGAGTTCACGAGGTTCGCCGCAGTCCAGACCGCGTGGTTCAAGAAGGCGCATCGCAACCTGTCATCGCTGTTCGACAGTCCCGATTCGGCCGGGGTTGCCGCGCTTGTCAATCAACGCCCTCAGACAGCGTTTCCCGGCATGGCGGACGAGCAGTTCCGTCAGTATGCATTCTCTGTCATGAGCGATCTCGTCAGCATGATGAGCGCGGCGTCGCAGGACTCGCTCGAGTGCTGA